A genomic stretch from Flavobacterium humidisoli includes:
- a CDS encoding DMT family transporter, with the protein MKNFLFLGVAIIFEIIATSALKKSEEFTKLIPSIITVIGYCGAFYFLSFAIRTIPVGFAYAIWSGVGIVLITAIGAIFFKEIPDLPAIIGLALIVIGVIVINVFSKTTAH; encoded by the coding sequence ATGAAGAATTTTCTATTTTTAGGTGTTGCCATAATCTTCGAAATCATTGCAACTTCAGCATTAAAAAAGTCTGAAGAATTCACCAAACTAATTCCGAGCATTATTACAGTTATTGGCTATTGCGGTGCATTTTATTTTTTAAGTTTTGCTATCAGAACCATTCCTGTGGGATTTGCATATGCCATTTGGTCTGGCGTTGGAATTGTTTTAATTACTGCAATCGGGGCTATTTTCTTTAAAGAAATTCCAGATTTGCCTGCTATTATTGGACTTGCATTGATTGTAATTGGCGTGATTGTTATTAATGTATTTTCTAAAACTACAGCGCATTAA